Part of the Arachis hypogaea cultivar Tifrunner chromosome 6, arahy.Tifrunner.gnm2.J5K5, whole genome shotgun sequence genome, aattttgattgttatatatattaacagtgataaaatttttgtatttaatgctaaaataatatattttactaTAGACTTATTGTCCATTTCAGGATCTATCCCATAATTTACAACATCCCTATTATCCTGGTTCTTGATCCAAATTTCTTCCCATCCATTTCTATCACATCTATCTTCACTATGGTTATGATATTTCAGTGGAGGAGAAACTTTTCCCAATTTTACCGCAGTTCATGGTGCAGCTGGTTCTTATCTTTCTATTTTGCAAAGGATTTGCCATACTTTCTATTTACTCATACTGTAGCATTTGTAGCATTTAACAAGATTTGAACTTAAATTTTTCACTAGTTATTATTCCCATTTAATTGTTTGCAAGGACTTTGCACTTAAACATAAGCATTCAACACCGTGAAATTGAAATAGTGACAATTTCATGGCAATTGAAAcctttatttttttgtgtatCTTGAATGATACACGTGTAGCAAAGATATTCTGCAATGCCTGGAAAATCAAATTGGGCTTGTTGATCATTTGGCATATTTTCATTGCCAACAACAATGAAACTGAATTTGTCCCAAAAAACTTTATATTAATCAGCATCTTGGAgtagtcaaaataaaaaaatgcagaaATAGTTAAAATAGTAGACTAATGGTCTTCAATGCAGCATACTAACAATCCCTAAAAATAATATGAAGCGTTATAAAGTCACGACAACTTCAAAACACAAGTTTTCGGCATCCTATAAATTTGAaaccaaaattttcaattatactATTGCAATATCCTCAAGGGTTCAGGTATCGTGTCGCCCACATAGATAGGTTCCAAGCATTCTTCTTATCATGAGACATTCCACTATACGGATATTCATTCTCATCCGGCGTTTTATTGAGGTCATATGACAGCATCGAACCCTTTTGTCCAGCAGAATCAGCCTCTTCAGAGTTATCAGAGGAGACAACAGCCTCTTTCTCCACTGAATCCGGAACCACCTCCCCCGTTTCTACCGATGCCTCCTGAATCTGGGATCGAGCTAACCCTGAGAGGTACATCATAGCCAAATATAAGCACAGAATATCCAGAATCAGTGTATGAACATAATCATACTAATTAAACTACTAAAAAGTTGATAATCTTACGTTCCCATAGTCGTTCGAGTCCATGTTCTATGAGTTTGAATTCCTCTCGTGCTGCAATATCCAGTTCAACAACAAGAGTATTTTCATAGCGTACCTACACAACACACCACCAAGATAATGTAGAAAAACTTTTTGCAAGAACCTGAGATAACCATCTGTCCCATGCCCTTTATGCATATACACATACAGTGTGCTGCCCGCCTATAGTGCAATAATGTTGCCTTGCGGGAGCTTTTCAACCAGAACCCCAAAACAACAAAACCATATATTCACAATGCAACAAATCCAGAATAAGTAAAAcgataaagaaaaggaaaactttAATCATTTCAAAAAATAGCCTTAATCTCATGCTTAGCTGCATGTTCCAAAACATAGCCATACCAATTGAAGAAAGTTCAGAAAAGAAATGCAGCACATAGCTCAAAGATCACAAAAACCAACAGCTCAATCAGTAAACATCCCAATCTCCAGTTCCCATTCTAGTGCCACAAACTAACGTCAAGAGCAACCTTCCCCCAGGTACTGCAGCACCTCAACCCTGTACTACTGAACCAATGCAGGAAAGAATTGCCTCATTGCCACTAAAATTGCAGCCCCTTACTGCCAGATCACTACATGCTGCTGCAAGCCACCACTTCTCTTCCATATGTCATCATATCATATATGAATATGTAACAGCTACATTCAATCTGCTCCAATCTGCATGCCAGCACTGTTGCATTAGAGCAGCTAAAGGGCTGCTGGTTGTGCCAGGTTTCCTCCTCGAGCAAATCTTTTCTTCCTCCACATTTCATCCCCTACATTTATTCTTGTTCGATCCCATTACTTTCACAACTTATAGATTTTATCCAGAAGAGAATGCCCTTCTTGTTGCAACATACTAATTCTTTTATGCATACGGATATACCTTCCTAAATATCCTTCTAATACTTCTCCTTATAGTTAACACAACCCTTCTAAAACTTTTTGCAAGAGGGTCTATATTATATGATTGAGTACAACTATAAACTCTCTATTATATGCTATTATCTTCTAGCAAACatatctcatcaagttaatcTTGCTATACAAAATACAATTAAACTACCCCGCCTCAAAGGTGATTCGCCTTAATGACTCAAATTTATTAACTCTAGAAAGCAAATATCATGGTTCAGTTTTATATACTTTAGataaatagcaaggaaaatttaaactattttacCTTCACCTCGTCAAGTATTT contains:
- the LOC112754203 gene encoding uric acid degradation bifunctional protein TTL-like is translated as MIDASPFSSLEDAISFARQLWFKESRIQSWLDAFSGHSHLFRAIRYAPGSMMREMLHWDRKYRAKFGFEFITSTETWLSQEILDEVKVRYENTLVVELDIAAREEFKLIEHGLERLWERLARSQIQEASVETGEVVPDSVEKEAVVSSDNSEEADSAGQKGSMLSYDLNKTPDENEYPYSGMSHDKKNAWNLSMWATRYLNP